In a genomic window of Lycium ferocissimum isolate CSIRO_LF1 chromosome 9, AGI_CSIRO_Lferr_CH_V1, whole genome shotgun sequence:
- the LOC132030280 gene encoding uncharacterized protein LOC132030280, whose translation MHQNNLEVQIGHQEHSDLSSKFNQKQYQIPNQTTPKQNFPKFNLEIKIPSPDSSTNQIHFRDEPICQNQSPGKTLLSTPHKRPIMSQSSNLYHSNNNQQQNSHFKVPILKSNTSSNQSFLCPCSIPVLLATKRITLRLLHHSCHASWIRVHLKLFILLSLPSLYLLTSTNYLGSLLYLLFIIALVSFLVISLCVALPCVPSIRIFLARTLSINLHSSPTASKARPSVVWSIGSKPKPERKPISGCWVQVYSNGDVYEGEFHKGKCSGSGVYYYRLNGRYEGDWIDGKYDGYGVETWSKGSRYRGQYRQGLRHGVGMYRSYTGDLYGGEWCNGQCHGFGVHTCEDGSSYTGEFKWGVKHGLGHYHFR comes from the coding sequence ATGCATCAGAACAATCTTGAAGTTCAGATAGGTCATCAAGAACACAGTgacctttcttccaaattcaatcaaaaacaataccaaatcccaaaccaaacaaccccaaaacaaaattttccaaaatttaatCTTGAAATCAAGATCCCATCACCAGATTCTTCAACCAATCAGATTCACTTTAGAGATGAACCAATTTGCCAAAATCAATCACCTGGAAAAACCCTTTTGTCAACACCTCATAAAAGACCAATAATGTCTCAAAGTTCCAATCTTTATCACTCTaataataaccaacaacaaaattcccattttaaaGTTCCAATCTTGAAGTCAAACACTTCATCAAATCAGTCTTTTTTATGTCCTTGTTCTATACCTGTTTTGTTAGCTACAAAAAGAATCACTCTTAGGTTACTTCATCACTCGTGTCATGCTTCTTGGATTAGAGTCCATTTAAagctttttattttactttctttacCTTCTCTTTACTTGTTAACTTCAACTAATTACTTGGGTTCTTTACTTTACTTGCTGTTTATTATTGCTCTAGTTTCTTTTCTGGTTATTTCACTTTGTGTTGCTCTTCCATGTGTACCTTCTATCCGTATATTTCTTGCTAGAACTTTGTCTATTAATCTTCATTCATCACCAACTGCTTCAAAAGCTAGACCTTCAGTTGTTTGGTCAATAGGGTCAAAGCCTAAACCAGAAAGAAAGCCGATTTCGGGTTGTTGGGTGCAAGTTTACAGTAATGGTGATGTTTATGAGGGTGAATTTCATAAAGGGAAATGTTCAGGAAGTGGGGTTTATTACTATAGATTGAATGGGAGGTATGAAGGTGATTGGATAGATGGGAAATATGATGGATATGGGGTGGAAACGTGGTCGAAAGGGAGCCGATATCGGGGGCAATATAGGCAAGGATTAAGACATGGAGTTGGGATGTATAGGTCTTATACTGGGGATTTATATGGTGGAGAATGGTGTAATGGACAGTGTCATGGATTTGGGGTTCATACTTGTGAAGATGGAAGCAGTTATACAGGGGAGTTTAAATGGGGTGTTAAACATGGATTAGGCCATTATCATTTCAGGTAA